The genome window GGCAAACGGGGTGACGTTGAACATACCTTCGACATCCTGAGCATTAATCACTGAGAATACACCAAAAACCATGATGCTGAGAATAATGAGAACCTTTTTCACGAGTGCCTCCTTGCTGTTATAGCAATATAGTTATTTAAGCAAATTATTTACACAGATTCTATAGAGAAAAAAATTGTAGCTGTTTTTTCTGCCTTCATCACCTCCCTCTGCGGTTAGGGCCAAAACCTACTAATTTATTAATAATTATCAGGTTAGTCGGCCTCTATGCTCTCCTCATACTTGAGACGAACGATACTTTTTAAACAAACAAATTCAACAAAAACTTTAGAAAAAATCGTACGTAATTTTTCTACGATTGTTCCTTCATTTGTTTGGCTTCTTCGATAATTTTTTCTGTGATTTCCCTGGGCACTTCCTCGTAATGGGAGAAACTGCGTGTGTAGAAACCGCGTCCCTGGGTCATCGAACGCAGGCTGGTAGAATACTTATACAATTCAGCCTGTGGCACCCGGGCTTTAATCCTCTGGTTGGGGCCCTCGGGCTCCATGCCCTGGATCTTACCGCGACGGGAGGACACATCCCCCATAATATCGCCGGTATAATCATCGGGAACGATAACTTCGAGGTTATAGATCGGCTCTAAAAGGACCGGATCGCATTTCATGAAAGCCTCTTTGAAAGCCATCGAACCAGCAATCTTGAAAGCCATATCTGATGAGTCGACGGTATGATACGAACCATAGAAGAGCGCGACTTTGACATCGACGACCTTATATCCGGCCAGTGCGCCTTCCTCCATAGACTCCACGATACCTTTTTCGACCGAGGGGATAAATTTGGCGGGGATCACGCCACCGGTGATTTCATCGAGAAATTCGAAACCTTCGCCACGCGCGTTGGGGGACATGCGGATATGCACATCTCCGTACTGGCCCTTGCCGCCGGTCTGCTTTTTATATTTGTGCTGTACTTCGGCTTTTCCCTTGATTGTTTCGCGGTACGGAATCTTCGGTTTGGAGGTGACAACTTCCACACCGAAACGCTTTTTGAGCTTGTCAAAAATGATGTCAAGTTGCAACTCGCCCTGGGCAAACAGCAATGTCTGCTTTATCTCGGGGTCGACCTTGGTCAAAAAAGTCGGATCCTCGGCTTTCAACTTGGTAAGTCCGGCCGCGACCTTTTCCTCGTCGCCTTTGGCCGCCGGGGAGAAACCGACATCAATAACCGGTTCCGGGAATTCCAGTGCGGGCATCTCCATCGGATCACTTTTAGCAGTCAGGGTGTCGCCGGTATGGGTTCCGCGCAGTTTCACAAACGCGCCCATATCGCCGGCCTTGACTTGCTTGATTTCATTGCGGTTTTTGCCGTTGACCTGGTAGATCTGGGCGATCTTTTCGGACGATTTCACATCCCTGGCAATCGCGAGATCATCACCGGGAGCAACCTTGCCGGTCATGACCCGGAAAAACAAAAGCTCTCCGACATGAGATTCCGAGACTGTCTTGAAAATGAAAATGACCGGGGGCGCACCCTCGGAAACCGGACGGCTCATCTCTTCGTCGCTGTTCGGCTTGAAACCTTTGATTTCGCCAAAATCAGCCGGCGAGGGGAAATACTTGGTCGCGAATTCCAGAAGCGTCGGTACTCCGGCCATGGTGGTGGCGGAGGTTACGAAAACAGGTATGACAGCGCCACCGACTATTCCTTTTTTGAGACCATCCTGGATTTCTTCCGGGCTCAACTCTCCGGCATCGAAGAATTTTTCCAGGAGGGCGTCATCGGATTCAGCGACGTTTTCAACCAGTTTGTCATGAGCCTCATCCACGGTGCCGGACAAGTCACCGGGGATATCGATTTCGGAGACTTTGCCTTTATCATCGAAACTATAAGCTTTCTTGGTAATCAAGTCGACTACACCCTTGAAACCGAGGCCCTCACCGATCGGAATTGTGACCGGGATGACCTGGTGGCCGAAACGTTC of Candidatus Zixiibacteriota bacterium contains these proteins:
- the fusA gene encoding elongation factor G codes for the protein MKEYKIEQIRNLGLVGHGTCGKTALAEAMAFAAGVTSRLGSVDDGNTLSDYTEQEINRKISISASMLNFEYKNTKFNVIDMPGYADFIGEVVGGLAVADIACIVVDALGGIEIGTEMAARYADKYEKPRCFVINKIDKEHAEFDSRVSMLQERFGHQVIPVTIPIGEGLGFKGVVDLITKKAYSFDDKGKVSEIDIPGDLSGTVDEAHDKLVENVAESDDALLEKFFDAGELSPEEIQDGLKKGIVGGAVIPVFVTSATTMAGVPTLLEFATKYFPSPADFGEIKGFKPNSDEEMSRPVSEGAPPVIFIFKTVSESHVGELLFFRVMTGKVAPGDDLAIARDVKSSEKIAQIYQVNGKNRNEIKQVKAGDMGAFVKLRGTHTGDTLTAKSDPMEMPALEFPEPVIDVGFSPAAKGDEEKVAAGLTKLKAEDPTFLTKVDPEIKQTLLFAQGELQLDIIFDKLKKRFGVEVVTSKPKIPYRETIKGKAEVQHKYKKQTGGKGQYGDVHIRMSPNARGEGFEFLDEITGGVIPAKFIPSVEKGIVESMEEGALAGYKVVDVKVALFYGSYHTVDSSDMAFKIAGSMAFKEAFMKCDPVLLEPIYNLEVIVPDDYTGDIMGDVSSRRGKIQGMEPEGPNQRIKARVPQAELYKYSTSLRSMTQGRGFYTRSFSHYEEVPREITEKIIEEAKQMKEQS